Below is a genomic region from Candidatus Obscuribacterales bacterium.
CCAGCCGCTGTGGCGCTTTGCCAGGAGAGCAACATTCCATTTATAGTTTTTGACTTCGCTCACGCAGGCAGCATCAAGAAAATTGTACAGGGCGAAGAAATCGGTACTCTTGTTGGAGCCCATTCAGGAGGGAAGAAATGAAGACAACAAGCGAGGTCCTCTCATCTGCTGAAGAGCGCATGAAGAAGGCAGCCGCCAACTTAGTTAGGGAATTTCAAACTATCCGCACAGGACGAGCCAACCCAGCCTTGTTGGATTCCATCGACGTTGAATACTACGGCACCCCAACATCCTTGAAGAGCCTGGCAAACATCTCCGTACCTGATGGTCGCTCACTCTTGATTCAGCCATACGATAAAGGCTGCCTCAAAGACATTGAAACAGCCATTCACAAGTCTCAGCTGGGATTGACTCCAAATTCAGACGGCTCGGTCATAAGGATCGGCATTCCACCTCTGACAGAAGAGCGCCGCAAAGAATTAGCCAAAGTTTTACGTAAGTTCGCAGAGGAAGCCAGAGTGGCAGTTCGCAACATTCGCCGCGACGGGGCTGACGAATTGAAGGCCCTCAAGGCGGAGCATATTTCAGAAGATGAAATCAAACGTCAGGAAGAGGCTTTGCAGAAGCTGACCGACAAGTACGTTAAGGAAATCGATAGGCTTACAACTGATAAAGAAGCCGAAATCATGGAGGTTTAATTCCCATGTGTGGAATCGTTGGATATTTAGGTCCATCCAAAGCAGCTCCAGTTCTCTTGTCGGAATTGCGTTGTCTAGAGTATCGCGGTTATGACTCAGCCGGCGTTGCCGTTATTGAGTCGGGCGAACTGGTTGTCCTCAAGGCAGCTGGCAAGCTTTCCAATTTGGAAAATTTGCTGACCGACAAAAAACCGTCCGCTACAGTCGGTATCGGACACACCAGATGGGCTACCCACGGTATTCCCAACGATGAAAATGCTCACCCTCATACGGATTGCACAGGCACCATTGCAGTTGTTCACAATGGCATTATCGAAAACTACCAAGCTTTACGCGCAGAATTAACCGCTGCCGGACACACCCTTGTTTCGCAAACAGACACCGAAGTTGTCTCTCACTTAATTGAAGATGAGTACAAGAAATGCGCAACGGAATGCAATGGCGATGCTCTTCGTGTGGCAATCGAGCGCGCAGTAAGGCGCTTGGAAGGTGCTTATGCACTGGGTGTCGTCAGCCAAAGACATCCGGAGCGCATTTACGCTGTCAACCACAACTACTCACTTTCAGTAGGACTTGGCGAAGGTGAATCTTTCCTCGCTTCTGATAGCGTTGCCGTTCGTCAATTCACCAATAAGCTTATCCGTCTTGAACAAAGCGAAATTGCCGAAGTTACTGCAGACGGAGCGCGTCTTTTCAATTTCGATGGAGCCTCAATTGACAGACAACCAATTGAAGTGGACATGAACCCATACATCATCAACAAGGATGGTTATCGCCATTTCTTGCTCAAGGAAATTCACGAACAACCAATTTCCATGCGTCAGACATTAGGCAAATACATCAATCATCCGGACAAGCCGATTGATTTGCGCCCAACAGAAAACGGCGGCGGTCTCTTCGGCAACTATGGTGTCAACCTTACCGAAAACCAACTCAAGTCAATTGAACGCATCAACATAGTTGCCTGCGGAACAGCTTGTTATGCCGGTATGGCAGGCAAGTACATTCTGGAAGAAATCTGCGGCATTCCTGTTGATGTAGAAATTGCCTCTGAAGTACGTGGTCGCCAACCGTTATTGAATGACAAGACTTTGTGCATTGCAGTCAGCCAATCCGGCGAGACAGCAGACACATTGGCTGCTTTCACCGAAGCGCAAGCAGCCGGAGCAATGTCGCTCGGTATAACCAACCGCGCCGATTCGCATCTGTCGCGCATTACGGATAATCTGATGGTTACCGAGTGTGGCATTGAAGTGTCTGTTGCAGCAACGAAGTCATTCACTGCTCAAGTTGCTTGCTTCTATGTATTGGCGCTCTACATCGCCGAAACAAGAAAGCTGCTGCCGGACAATGAAATCTACAAACTCAAGCAGCAATTGCTGCTGATACCGGCTCTGCAAGAGCGTATTTTGTCTCAAGAAAAGGCAATCAAGCAGCAATCTATTAAGTACGCTGAAGCTCACGACATGCTCTTTATGGGCCGCGGTATCAACTACCCGGTTGCTTTAGAAGGCGCATTGAAACTCAAGGAAATATCTTACATCCACGCCTCCGGCTACGCTGCAGGCGAATTGAAGCACGGCCCAATCGCTGTGTTGGATGCGAAGGTTCCTGTAGTAACTATTGTTGTGCCGGGTAAAGTCTATGAGAAGACCATTTCCAACGCACAAGAAGCTAAAGCACGCAATGCTCAGATGATTGCCGTAGCTGTAGAGGGTGATAAGACTGCCGAAGGAATCTTCGATACGATTCTCACTATCCCACAAGTTGATGAGTTGTTTAGCCCGCTTATAACCGTGTTGCCGTTGCAGTTGATGTCTTACTTCATCGCTGATTATCTCGGCAAAGACGTAGATCAGCCGCGCAACTTAGCCAAATCGGTAACCGTAGAATAATCCGCCAACGGGCGCATGCAATGCGCCCCTACACAAGCAACAGCGGAGCGAAGGGCAGCGATAGAGCTGTCCGGAGCGAGAGCGTGGATTGCGAGCAGCTAGCGAAGGCGATGGCTCTGCATTGCCGGAGCGTTATATAAAAGGTTACATCACCTTTTGCTCAGTGCCTTCTACTAGTGTTGGTGGCTCTTCTTCGACGATTTTCGGCGTGATTAGGAGCATCAACTCAGTACGTCTACGGCCTTTAAGAGTGTTGCGGAAGAACGTACCTAATATGGGTGTTTCTGCTAAGTATGGTACTTTGCCTAGCTGTGCTTCTTCTCTTTCTGAAAAGAGTCCGCCGATAACAAGTGTCTGCCCGTCCTTAACACGCACGTTTTGAGATAAGATTTCGCGGATGCTTAAAGGCGTTACAACAACGGTGTCGTCAGCAAAGCTCTGCTGCGGCAATGGTGTTGATACTCTAGGTCTGAGACGCATGGTAATGAATCCGTCGTCACTGACTTTAGGCACTACGTCTAAGAAAATTCCGGCTTTTTCCAATTCAACGTTGGTTGTAACAACGCCCAACGATACGGTGGTTGTTACTTTGTGAACAACTTCATCCGCAATTACAATCAACGCTTCCGTGTTATCCATAACTACAACGGACGGGTTAGCGACAAGCTTGGCTT
It encodes:
- the frr gene encoding ribosome recycling factor; protein product: MKTTSEVLSSAEERMKKAAANLVREFQTIRTGRANPALLDSIDVEYYGTPTSLKSLANISVPDGRSLLIQPYDKGCLKDIETAIHKSQLGLTPNSDGSVIRIGIPPLTEERRKELAKVLRKFAEEARVAVRNIRRDGADELKALKAEHISEDEIKRQEEALQKLTDKYVKEIDRLTTDKEAEIMEV
- the glmS gene encoding glutamine--fructose-6-phosphate transaminase (isomerizing) — its product is MCGIVGYLGPSKAAPVLLSELRCLEYRGYDSAGVAVIESGELVVLKAAGKLSNLENLLTDKKPSATVGIGHTRWATHGIPNDENAHPHTDCTGTIAVVHNGIIENYQALRAELTAAGHTLVSQTDTEVVSHLIEDEYKKCATECNGDALRVAIERAVRRLEGAYALGVVSQRHPERIYAVNHNYSLSVGLGEGESFLASDSVAVRQFTNKLIRLEQSEIAEVTADGARLFNFDGASIDRQPIEVDMNPYIINKDGYRHFLLKEIHEQPISMRQTLGKYINHPDKPIDLRPTENGGGLFGNYGVNLTENQLKSIERINIVACGTACYAGMAGKYILEEICGIPVDVEIASEVRGRQPLLNDKTLCIAVSQSGETADTLAAFTEAQAAGAMSLGITNRADSHLSRITDNLMVTECGIEVSVAATKSFTAQVACFYVLALYIAETRKLLPDNEIYKLKQQLLLIPALQERILSQEKAIKQQSIKYAEAHDMLFMGRGINYPVALEGALKLKEISYIHASGYAAGELKHGPIAVLDAKVPVVTIVVPGKVYEKTISNAQEAKARNAQMIAVAVEGDKTAEGIFDTILTIPQVDELFSPLITVLPLQLMSYFIADYLGKDVDQPRNLAKSVTVE